The DNA window GATCATGACAGTTCGTCCTCCAACGTGGTTCTCATCAGTAACTAGAATGAGTTTCGAGCGGCCGAGGTGAGCCCACAAGGAGGCAGTTTGATGTCAGTGACGCACACTGAGGTAACCGCTGGAGCTGCGGCTCTCGACCCGTGCGGACAGCCCGACCACCCCGACTGCGGAATCCGTGATGTCCTCGATCGCGTGGGCGACAAGTGGTCGGTCCTCGTGATCGTTGAGCTTGCGAACGGAGCTCGGCGCTTCCGACAGCTGCAGCGCGCCATCGATGGAATCTCCCAGCGAATGTTGACGCTCACGGTGCGCCGGCTGGAGCGCGACGGGCTGGTGCTCCGGACCGTGTATCCGACCGTGCCGGCCCAGGTCGATTATCGACTCACCGAGACCGGGGCGAGTCTGACCCATCTTGTTAAGGCACTCGCCGACTGGTCGCTTGAGCACCGGGACGGCATCGCCCACGCACGCCAGGCTTACGACGCGTCGTATCCGGACAACGAGATGAGGTGACCGTCCCGGTCATCAACTTCATGACCCGCAGCAACCAGCCACTCGCATCAGCGACCCTCGGCTCGGGTCGTAGCTGGCCGGGGCGGCCGCGGACGGACTCGCTGACCGGAAGCCTGGCTGTGGACAAAACTGCAGATGGCACCCTCTATGGAGCAGAGATGGATGGCATCTCTGTCACAGGCGAGTGTTGTTGTCGATCGCTGGCACCCAGTTTCGCGGCGGCTCGTGTCGCCCACAACGCCCGTTGCCGCTCATTGCGTTGCGCATCACTGACGGCACCGCCGCCGAGGGCTTTGTCCCCAGTGACTTGGTAGCGGTCGCGGTACGCCGCGATCGTCGCGACGGCATTGGTCCAGTCTTCGCGATCATTCGGATCTGACGGTTGCTCACCGAGGCGGCGTACCCAGGCCGATCTTGTCGTGACTGCTTCGTCTGCGAGGGCGCTCGCGCGGGTCTCGATCAGCTCAATGCGTTCGTCGATGGCCGTCCGGTCCTCATCACTCATCTGCCCCAGTGGTGCAGGGATGAGTCCGGCGATCAATCTGGGACGCAGGCGACAGCCGTGCGGCGATGACCCGGCTGCCTGGTCGATGCGGTGGCGAAGGACT is part of the Nocardioides conyzicola genome and encodes:
- a CDS encoding helix-turn-helix domain-containing protein, coding for MGDKWSVLVIVELANGARRFRQLQRAIDGISQRMLTLTVRRLERDGLVLRTVYPTVPAQVDYRLTETGASLTHLVKALADWSLEHRDGIAHARQAYDASYPDNEMR